A segment of the Synechococcus sp. MEDNS5 genome:
GCGATGCCGCCAACGCCCTGGCTGCCATCGGGGAGCTGCACGGGAAATTTGCGGTCTTCGAAGGCCAACCGTTCTCCGTTCACCACGATCTCAGTGAGCAAAACCTCTGGCTCACCAGTGGCGAGCACCCGTTGATCGGCTTCGCGAAACGGAGAAGCCGATTCCTTATCAACAAAATCGACATCGGCCTTGCCGATCATCTGCTCAGGAGTCGTGTGCAATGTACGAGCCACAGCCGCGTTGCCGTACACGAAATGAAAGCTGGAGTCCTTGACGTACACATGGGCATCGGTACCGGCAAGCACCGACCCCATCAGAGCTGAAAGATTGGCCATCACGTTGAACGCTGCACTGCAACGCTTCGAGAGTGTTCTTGCACAGTGACGCGCTGAACGGAGGCCAACACACCAGCCAACGGACTTTTCAGCTGATGCTCAGCTGCGACCAAGACATCTGAGCAACCAGACAACACCAAAAGCTCTCAACGAGACGGATCCGTGTCCATTGCGTAACGCATTTGACGCGAGAATGTTCAACAAGGGCAACCACTTACGGGTCTTCAATCACAACGGGGTCGCCGATCGTGATCCCCAGGCGCGCCGCTTCGCCAGCGCCGATCTCGATCACTCCATCGGCGAAATCCGCCCGCCCATTGCCATCGGCATCTGCCCCGTAGGACGGACAGGGAAGCGATGGACAGACGGGCACATCAGCGACGATGTCGAGCACCTGTCCGTCCCGCACGAACACCAGATCGAGAGGGGCGAGGGTGTTCAACATCCAGAAGCGCATGGGGCGGGGCGGGCTGGCCGGAAACCACATGCCTCGCAGCGGCGGCAGCGCCGGACGTTGCATCAGTCCGAGCTGCTGTTCCCTGGGCGTATCGGCCACCTCAAGATTGATGCAGCTGGATTCGCGCAACTGCAGGCACCAACGGGCCTCGATCGGCAGGATTTGCGGTGGTGGTGGCAGCTCCATCAGCTGGGGTCGAGTCTTGGCGCCCCATCGTTGAGGCAGTAGCCACGGCCGCGAATCGTATGGATCAGCCGCGACTCCCCCCCCTCCTCCAGCTTCTGACGCAGGTAGCGCACATACACCTCGATCACATTGCTGGAGGATCCCTGCTCGTCCTTCCAGACCTCACGCAGGATCCGGTCGCGGCCCACCACAGTGCCGCGCTCCTCCATCAGCAACATCAGCAGGGCATATTCACGGGCCGTGAGGCCAACGGGCCTTTGACCACGCCGAACCTGCCGGCAGCTGATGTCCACACTGAGATCGCCCACCTTCAACAAAGGACGGCGCATCTGGCTGCGCTCCTGAATCGCCAGGTGCAAGCGCAGCCTCTGCAACAGATCGCTTGGCCCACTCGTGGTGAACCAGAAATCGTCTGCACCGGAGCTGAAACAAGCCTCACGGGCCTCAATCGTGTCTTCGCTGACGCCGATCAGGATCGGCATCGATCCAAAGCGATCCCTGAGCGCCTCCACTTGCTCGATCGCATCCGTTCCCACCAGGGCCGCCGCCGGCATTGCACTGTCCAAACCAACAGCCCCGTCGTGTGTCTGGTAGCCGGAGGCCATAAGCCGATCCGCCAGAGACAGCGCCTCCTGGCCAAGGAGCAACACCAAAGGGCCTTGTGCGCCGCTGGAGGGCAGAACTTTTTGCACAGTCATAGACGATCGGGCTTGGCCACATGGGGAAGACCCCAACCAAGTTTGTTGCGCAGCACCTGGAAGAATTCATGGTCTGTCAGACGCACAAACCGAACGGGATGGTCGCTGCGCCGGATCAACACCCGATCTTCAGGCCACACGTAACAGCCGGCGCTGCCATCCACCACCATCATCAGACGTTCCGGCGTGGCGGGAAACACGGTCACGGGCTCCTGGTCACTGAACACCAGGGCCCGTGAAGCCAGCGAGTGAGGCGCGATCGGCGTCAGCTGCAGCACCGGACAGTCCGGCGTGATCACCGGTCCTCCGGCACTGAGTGCGTAGGCCGTTGATCCTGTGGGCGTGGAAAGGATCACACCATCCGCCGAGATGTCCACCGGTGCATGACGGCCGATGGCGATCTCGAAGTGACACATGCTCGTGAGTGGTTCACGATGCAGAGCCATTTCATTGAGCGACAGAGCTTCCCAGCGGCGCTGATCGCCGCGCATCACACTTACCACGAGATTGGCGCGCTCCTCAATCGTCCACTGCTCTGTCAGCACCTGATCCAGGGCCCGATCAAGATCATCGAGGTAAGCCTCAGCCAAGAAACCGAGATGCCCCGTGTTGATCGTGAGAATCGGCACGCCCACCGGCGCTGTCTGACGCGCAGCCGAGAGCACTGTGCCATCGCCCCCCAGCACGATCGCCAGGGCCATCGATGGATCAAAGCCTTCGGGAACACAGGCGTTGTATCCGAGCATGCGCAGGTGCTGATCGGGATTGGCGAAGCCCACCATCCCGCCGGAGCTGCTCACCCTCACCACCTCATGGCCGCCGCGTTCCAGGCGCGCCTGAATGGTGGCAGCGGTCTCGACCGCCAAATGCTTGCCGTCATTGACGATCAGTCCGACCCGGGGCACCGATCGCATCAAGCAACAGCGCAATCAGTTTATGAGAAAGCTCAGCTGAATGGTCCCAGGTCCAAACCTTTGTTGAGCAGTCCTGCCCTCAGAACTGCTCGAGGAAGCGCAGATCGCTGGTGTAGAGCCGGCGGATGTCGTCAATGCCATGGCGGACCATGCAGAAACGTTCCACCCCGAGACCAGCGGCAAAACCACTCCAGCGCTCCGGATCAAGCCCCAGGCCTTCGAGCACCGCTGGGTCCACCATGCCGCAACCCATCACTTCAAGCCAGCGACCCCGCCACTGCACATCCACCTCAGCGGAAGGTTCGGTGAACGGGAAGTAACTGGCACGGAAACGCACCGGCAGATCGCCGAAAAAGGCCTTGAGGAATGCCATCACCGTGCCGCGCAGGTGACTGAAATCCAAGCC
Coding sequences within it:
- a CDS encoding PAS domain-containing protein, whose translation is MANLSALMGSVLAGTDAHVYVKDSSFHFVYGNAAVARTLHTTPEQMIGKADVDFVDKESASPFREADQRVLATGEPEVLLTEIVVNGERLAFEDRKFPVQLPDGSQGVGGIAFLRRDQ
- a CDS encoding DUF192 domain-containing protein — encoded protein: MELPPPPQILPIEARWCLQLRESSCINLEVADTPREQQLGLMQRPALPPLRGMWFPASPPRPMRFWMLNTLAPLDLVFVRDGQVLDIVADVPVCPSLPCPSYGADADGNGRADFADGVIEIGAGEAARLGITIGDPVVIEDP
- a CDS encoding response regulator transcription factor, whose product is MTVQKVLPSSGAQGPLVLLLGQEALSLADRLMASGYQTHDGAVGLDSAMPAAALVGTDAIEQVEALRDRFGSMPILIGVSEDTIEAREACFSSGADDFWFTTSGPSDLLQRLRLHLAIQERSQMRRPLLKVGDLSVDISCRQVRRGQRPVGLTAREYALLMLLMEERGTVVGRDRILREVWKDEQGSSSNVIEVYVRYLRQKLEEGGESRLIHTIRGRGYCLNDGAPRLDPS
- a CDS encoding NAD(+) kinase, producing MPRVGLIVNDGKHLAVETAATIQARLERGGHEVVRVSSSGGMVGFANPDQHLRMLGYNACVPEGFDPSMALAIVLGGDGTVLSAARQTAPVGVPILTINTGHLGFLAEAYLDDLDRALDQVLTEQWTIEERANLVVSVMRGDQRRWEALSLNEMALHREPLTSMCHFEIAIGRHAPVDISADGVILSTPTGSTAYALSAGGPVITPDCPVLQLTPIAPHSLASRALVFSDQEPVTVFPATPERLMMVVDGSAGCYVWPEDRVLIRRSDHPVRFVRLTDHEFFQVLRNKLGWGLPHVAKPDRL